The Papio anubis isolate 15944 chromosome 1, Panubis1.0, whole genome shotgun sequence genome window below encodes:
- the MYOG gene encoding myogenin, producing MAPSSWREGLQELGVWWQEQAFSDPMELYETSPYFYQEPRFYDGENYLPVHLQGFEPPGYERTELTLSPETPGPLEDKGLGTPEHCPGQCLPWACKVCKRKSVSVDRRRAATLREKRRLKKVNEAFEALKRSTLLNPNQRLPKVEILRSAIQYIERLQTLLSSLNQEERDLRYRGGGGPQPGVPSECSSHSASCSPEWGSALEFGANPGDHLLTADPTDAHNLHSLTSIVDSITVEDVSVAFPDETMPN from the exons ATGGCACCCAGCAGTTGGCGTGAGGGGCTGCAGGAGCTTGGGGTCTGGTGGCAGGAACAAGCCTTTTCCGACCCCATGGAGCTGTATGAGACATCCCCCTACTTCTACCAGGAACCCCGCTTCTATGACGGGGAAAACTACCTGCCTGTCCACCTCCAGGGCTTCGAGCCACCAGGCTATGAGCGGACGGAGCTCACCCTGAGCCCCGAGACCCCAGGGCCCCTCGAAGACAAGGGGCTGGGCACCCCTGAGCACTGTCCGGGCCAGTGCCTTCCATGGGCGTGTAAGGTGTGTAAGAGGAAGTCAGTGTCCGTGGACCGGCGGCGGGCGGCCACACTGAGGGAGAAGCGCAGGCTCAAGAAGGTGAATGAGGCCTTCGAGGCCCTGAAGAGGAGCACCCTGCTCAACCCCAACCAGCGGCTGCCCAAGGTGGAGATCCTGCGCAGCGCCATCCAATACATCGAGCGCCTCCAGACCCTGCTCAGCTCCCTCAACCAGGAGGAGCGTGACCTCCGCTACCGGGGCGGGGGCGGGCCCCAGCCAGGG GTGCCCAGCGAATGCAGCTCTCACAGCGCCTCCTGCAGTCCAGAGTGGGGCAGCGCACTGGAGTTCGGCGCCAACCCTGGGG ATCATCTGCTCACGGCTGACCCTACAGATGCCCACAACCTGCACTCCCTCACCTCCATCGTGGACAGCATCACAGTGGAAGATGTGTCTGTGGCCTTCCCAGATGAAACCATGCCCAACTGA